The following coding sequences are from one Hydrogenothermus marinus window:
- the rplL gene encoding 50S ribosomal protein L7/L12, with amino-acid sequence MATISKEEIKEAIKNMTVLELAELVKELEEEFGVSAAAMVAAAPAAGGAAGGAAAEEKTEFDVILQSPGDKKINVIKVVREITGLGLKDAKALVDSAPKPIKEGVSKEEAEQIKAKLEEAGATVEIK; translated from the coding sequence ATGGCAACAATTTCAAAAGAAGAAATTAAAGAAGCAATTAAAAACATGACTGTTCTTGAGCTTGCTGAGCTTGTTAAAGAATTAGAAGAAGAGTTTGGTGTATCTGCAGCAGCTATGGTTGCAGCAGCTCCTGCAGCTGGTGGTGCAGCTGGTGGTGCAGCAGCAGAAGAAAAAACAGAGTTTGATGTAATTCTCCAAAGCCCAGGAGATAAGAAAATAAATGTTATTAAAGTAGTTAGAGAAATCACTGGACTTGGATTAAAAGATGCTAAAGCATTAGTTGATAGTGCTCCAAAACCAATAAAAGAGGGAGTTTCTAAAGAAGAAGCAGAACAAATAAAAGCTAAACTTGAAGAAGCTGGTGCAACAGTCGAAATTAAATAA
- the rplJ gene encoding 50S ribosomal protein L10 → MTTEVRKAIQKKQQIVDEIQDKINRAKLMVVFDFTGIDANSMADFRKYIKRKDAEVKVIKNTILYRACTGTPLYDKIDIFKGPSAVIFAYEDIVEAAKTLKEFIKDKETAKVKAGLLTGEYVTPEEIERLASLPSREELLAQLFATMMAPITNFVRTLNAVPQKAVMVLNAIKEKKEKEE, encoded by the coding sequence ATGACAACAGAAGTTAGAAAAGCTATACAGAAAAAGCAACAGATTGTTGATGAAATACAGGATAAGATAAATAGAGCAAAACTTATGGTTGTTTTTGATTTTACAGGAATTGATGCAAACTCAATGGCAGATTTTAGAAAATACATAAAAAGAAAAGATGCAGAAGTAAAAGTTATAAAAAATACAATTTTATATAGGGCTTGCACAGGAACACCTCTTTATGATAAAATAGATATTTTCAAAGGACCATCTGCTGTAATATTTGCATATGAAGATATTGTTGAAGCTGCAAAAACTTTAAAAGAGTTTATAAAAGATAAAGAAACTGCAAAAGTTAAAGCAGGATTATTGACAGGTGAATATGTTACTCCTGAAGAAATTGAAAGACTTGCATCATTGCCTAGCAGAGAAGAATTACTTGCACAACTTTTTGCTACAATGATGGCACCTATAACTAACTTTGTAAGAACTTTAAATGCAGTGCCACAAAAAGCTGTAATGGTACTTAATGCTATAAAAGAAAAGAAAGAAAAGGAAGAATAA